Proteins co-encoded in one uncultured Methanobrevibacter sp. genomic window:
- a CDS encoding cation diffusion facilitator family transporter has translation MAEVQLSEAISVPDHNVAIMAVIGIFVNLAVSRYVISMGKKINSPAIIADGKHQQTDIFSSIAILGAVFASNMGYPIFDPLVAILIGFLIFKIAVQIFISNINFILGRIPSEEFVQNIIDIANSVSNVQNPHNIKVDYMGNFSVVALYIDLDRNLSFEESSKIADRVQEKIKKEKSEIWFAIVHTCPV, from the coding sequence TTGGCGGAAGTTCAACTCTCCGAAGCGATTTCCGTTCCGGACCATAATGTTGCAATCATGGCCGTAATTGGGATTTTTGTCAATCTTGCAGTCAGCAGGTATGTCATTTCCATGGGAAAGAAAATTAACAGTCCTGCAATCATTGCTGACGGTAAACACCAGCAGACCGATATTTTTTCATCAATAGCAATATTGGGTGCTGTTTTTGCATCAAATATGGGTTATCCAATTTTCGATCCTCTTGTTGCAATTCTGATAGGATTTTTAATCTTTAAGATTGCAGTTCAAATCTTCATTTCAAATATTAATTTCATTCTTGGAAGGATTCCGTCAGAGGAATTTGTTCAGAATATCATTGACATTGCAAACAGTGTTTCCAATGTTCAAAATCCGCATAATATCAAAGTGGATTATATGGGTAATTTTTCCGTTGTGGCATTATACATCGACCTTGACAGGAACCTGTCATTTGAAGAGTCCAGTAAAATCGCCGATAGGGTTCAGGAAAAAATCAAGAAAGAGAAATCCGAAATATGGTTTGCAATAGTCCACACATGTCCGGTGTGA